In the Burkholderia glumae LMG 2196 = ATCC 33617 genome, one interval contains:
- a CDS encoding PLP-dependent aminotransferase family protein, whose translation MARTAKTPEIPSLGPLDRAAGQLSRQLAQRLREAIGRGELRAGEALPATRPLAAALGVARGTVTEAFEQLIAEGFLVARGRTGTWVAAAVTPAGSAAPGGPPGAGVRQAGAVPRAAAGEPPVHAAGRAAVGGRASPSVSPVPLSPGGLPARGEPARPARLPGPAAAFAAIAADFEPLPPVPFAVSVPGGPTLPGAAWRRLGNRLRARGAAVPSGYGDPRGVAALREAIAGYVRRSRSVRCDAEQVIVTSGTQQGLFLASQVLLGAGDCVWAENPAYRGITAILESTGRRAALVRVPVDAEGLDVEAGLRLAPHARAAFVTPSHQYPLGMPLSVARRAALLDWARAADAWIVEDDYDSELRYAGHPFPAMQGLDPQRVVYLGTFSKILFPSLRLGYAIVPAALAAAFRGARVLMDRHAPEAEQHVLAAFITEGHLDRHIRRVRGVYAARRARLIATLDAALPPALAWRGPSDQGMHLVLWLAPGCDDRRVAALAREAGVAVRPVSPMYGPGTARPGLVLGFGGFDEARMEAAARRLAAVIGQAAREFGRG comes from the coding sequence ATGGCACGCACCGCCAAGACGCCGGAAATCCCGTCGCTCGGCCCGCTCGACCGCGCGGCGGGCCAGTTGAGCCGCCAGCTCGCGCAGCGCCTGCGCGAGGCGATCGGGCGCGGCGAGCTGCGCGCCGGCGAAGCGCTGCCCGCCACGCGGCCGCTGGCGGCCGCGCTCGGCGTGGCGCGCGGGACCGTGACCGAGGCGTTCGAGCAGCTGATCGCCGAAGGTTTTCTGGTGGCGCGCGGGCGCACCGGCACCTGGGTGGCGGCGGCCGTGACGCCGGCCGGGAGCGCCGCCCCCGGCGGGCCGCCGGGCGCCGGCGTGCGGCAGGCCGGGGCGGTGCCGCGCGCGGCCGCTGGCGAGCCGCCGGTTCATGCCGCAGGGCGGGCGGCGGTCGGCGGCCGGGCTTCGCCGTCGGTGTCGCCCGTGCCGCTTTCGCCGGGTGGGCTGCCTGCGCGCGGCGAGCCGGCGAGGCCCGCGCGCCTGCCCGGGCCGGCCGCCGCGTTCGCGGCGATCGCCGCCGATTTCGAGCCGCTGCCGCCGGTGCCGTTTGCGGTCTCGGTGCCGGGCGGCCCGACGCTGCCCGGCGCCGCCTGGCGGCGGCTCGGCAACCGCCTGCGCGCGCGCGGCGCCGCGGTGCCGTCCGGTTATGGCGATCCGCGCGGGGTGGCCGCGCTGCGCGAGGCGATCGCCGGCTACGTGCGCCGCTCGCGCTCGGTGCGCTGCGACGCCGAGCAGGTGATCGTGACGAGCGGCACCCAGCAGGGGCTGTTTCTCGCGAGTCAGGTGCTGCTCGGTGCTGGCGATTGCGTCTGGGCGGAGAACCCCGCCTATCGCGGCATCACGGCGATCCTGGAGAGCACCGGCCGGCGCGCCGCGCTGGTGCGCGTGCCGGTGGACGCCGAGGGGCTCGACGTCGAGGCCGGCCTGCGCCTCGCCCCCCATGCGCGCGCGGCCTTCGTCACGCCTTCGCACCAATATCCGCTCGGCATGCCGCTGAGCGTGGCGCGGCGCGCGGCGCTCCTCGACTGGGCGCGGGCCGCCGACGCGTGGATCGTCGAGGACGATTACGACAGCGAACTGCGCTACGCCGGACATCCGTTCCCGGCCATGCAGGGGCTCGACCCGCAGCGCGTCGTCTATCTCGGCACCTTCAGCAAGATCCTGTTCCCGTCGCTGCGGCTTGGCTATGCGATCGTGCCCGCCGCGCTGGCGGCCGCGTTTCGCGGCGCGCGCGTGCTGATGGACCGCCATGCGCCCGAGGCCGAGCAGCACGTGCTGGCCGCCTTCATCACCGAGGGCCATCTCGATCGTCACATCCGGCGCGTGCGTGGCGTCTACGCGGCGCGCCGCGCGCGCTTGATCGCGACGCTCGACGCGGCGCTGCCGCCCGCGCTGGCATGGCGCGGGCCGAGCGACCAGGGCATGCATCTGGTGCTGTGGCTCGCGCCCGGCTGCGACGACCGGCGCGTGGCGGCGCTGGCGCGCGAGGCCGGCGTGGCGGTGCGGCCCGTGTCGCCGATGTACGGGCCCGGCACCGCGCGCCCCGGGCTGGTGCTCGGCTTCGGCGGTTTCGACGAGGCGCGCATGGAGGCGGCGGCGCGGCGGCTCGCGGCGGTGATCGGGCAGGCGGCGCGGGAGTTCGGCCGCGGCTGA
- a CDS encoding trimeric intracellular cation channel family protein, translating to MNGHVAYAVLDLTGTFAFAISGAVAARQRRLDLFGVVFVTFIVACGGGIVRDVCIGAVPPAGLANWSYLAVSLGAAALTVAAYQKVRRLRYPVLLFDAIGLGLFAVSGAQKALAYSGSAEVAILLGMFSAVGGGVIRDVLLSRVPAILQREIYALAALFGATVEVVSLRTNWLPVLAPWLAIGACVAIRLSSLYFGWRLPVFGRRQPAGE from the coding sequence ATGAACGGCCACGTCGCCTACGCCGTGCTCGACCTGACGGGCACGTTCGCGTTCGCGATCAGCGGCGCGGTGGCCGCGCGCCAGCGCCGGCTCGACCTGTTCGGCGTGGTGTTCGTCACCTTCATCGTGGCGTGCGGCGGCGGCATCGTGCGCGATGTCTGCATCGGCGCCGTGCCGCCGGCGGGCCTCGCGAACTGGAGCTATCTGGCGGTCTCGCTCGGCGCGGCCGCGCTGACCGTTGCCGCCTATCAGAAAGTGCGCCGGCTGCGCTACCCGGTGCTGCTGTTCGATGCGATCGGGCTCGGCCTGTTCGCCGTGTCGGGCGCGCAGAAGGCGCTCGCCTACAGCGGCAGCGCCGAGGTGGCGATCCTGCTCGGCATGTTCAGCGCGGTGGGCGGCGGCGTGATCCGCGACGTGCTGCTCTCGCGCGTGCCGGCCATCCTGCAGCGCGAGATCTACGCGCTGGCCGCGCTCTTCGGCGCCACGGTGGAAGTCGTCTCGCTGCGCACCAACTGGCTGCCGGTGCTCGCGCCCTGGCTCGCGATCGGCGCATGCGTGGCGATCCGCCTGTCGTCGCTCTACTTCGGCTGGCGGCTGCCGGTGTTCGGCCGGCGCCAGCCGGCCGGCGAGTGA
- a CDS encoding helix-turn-helix domain-containing protein: MQSVCRTLAKADAQLHRFAWLGDHLAVAEWTRATEVAETAYEQPGHHTLSCYLAGGYRTERQKLPGRYGAPSRLCALPGDHESRWWVRGEMHFLHLYFLPEHFSRRAVRELDREPREMGLADRTYFEDPRIAELCRSLLLESWDDVDGRLRANETAHDVLSLLMRGQSALRAGLPRTGGLSPAVRRRLRDYIETRLAQPITLGELADLAALSEYHFSRMFRISFGSPPHAWIAEQRLARARALLRGTALPLAQVAAQCGYANAAHFSHRFRDAHGVAPTAFRQAMRQA, encoded by the coding sequence ATGCAGTCGGTGTGCCGCACGCTCGCCAAGGCGGACGCGCAGCTGCACCGCTTTGCATGGCTCGGCGACCATCTCGCGGTCGCCGAATGGACGCGCGCCACCGAGGTCGCCGAAACGGCCTACGAGCAGCCGGGCCACCACACGCTGTCGTGCTACCTCGCGGGCGGCTACCGCACCGAGCGGCAGAAGCTGCCGGGGCGCTACGGCGCGCCGAGCCGGCTCTGCGCGCTGCCGGGCGACCACGAATCGCGCTGGTGGGTGCGCGGCGAGATGCACTTCCTGCATCTGTACTTCCTGCCCGAGCACTTCTCGCGGCGCGCCGTGCGCGAGCTCGACCGCGAGCCGCGCGAGATGGGCCTGGCCGATCGCACCTATTTCGAGGACCCGCGCATCGCCGAGCTGTGCCGCTCGCTGCTGCTGGAATCGTGGGACGACGTGGACGGCCGGCTGCGCGCGAACGAGACCGCCCACGACGTGCTGAGCCTGCTGATGCGCGGCCAGAGCGCCCTGCGCGCCGGCCTGCCGCGCACCGGCGGCCTCTCGCCCGCGGTGCGGCGGCGCCTGCGCGACTACATCGAGACGCGGCTCGCGCAGCCGATCACGCTCGGCGAGCTCGCCGATCTCGCGGCGCTGTCCGAATACCATTTCTCGCGGATGTTCCGCATTTCGTTCGGCAGCCCGCCGCACGCCTGGATCGCCGAGCAGCGGCTGGCACGCGCCCGCGCGCTGCTGCGCGGCACGGCGCTGCCGCTCGCGCAGGTGGCCGCGCAATGCGGCTACGCGAACGCCGCGCATTTCAGCCACCGGTTCCGCGATGCGCACGGCGTGGCGCCCACCGCATTCCGGCAGGCGATGCGGCAAGCGTGA
- a CDS encoding DMT family transporter: MNLLLYAVTVLIWGTTWLAIKWQLDGVPPSVSIAWRFWIAAAVLFAILRLLRRPIRPPREAWRFLVAQGVALFCLNFLCFYYAEQVVPSGLVAVVFSIAPLLNAINGRIFLGRPLQPTAIAGALLGLMGIGCLFYQQMAGHLGDAATWRGLVIALGGTLCFSAGSLLSSRMQAMGLHPLTTNGWAMLIGASVLTLGSVAAGLPLMPGTTPRYLGALAYLAVPGSVIGFTSYLMLVGRIGPERAAYCTVLFPFVALTVSTLFEGYRWSPLAALGLVLVVAGNLVAFDLTRRGLVRRRCAA; encoded by the coding sequence ATGAATCTTCTGCTTTATGCCGTCACGGTGCTGATCTGGGGCACCACATGGCTCGCCATCAAATGGCAACTCGACGGCGTGCCGCCGTCCGTGTCGATCGCCTGGCGCTTCTGGATCGCCGCCGCCGTGCTGTTCGCCATCCTGCGCCTGCTGCGCCGGCCGATCCGGCCGCCTCGCGAGGCCTGGCGTTTCCTCGTCGCGCAGGGCGTCGCGCTGTTCTGCCTGAACTTTCTGTGCTTCTACTATGCCGAGCAGGTGGTGCCGAGCGGGCTGGTGGCCGTGGTGTTTTCGATCGCGCCGCTGCTGAACGCGATCAACGGCCGGATCTTCCTCGGCCGCCCGCTGCAGCCCACCGCGATCGCCGGCGCGCTGCTGGGGCTGATGGGGATCGGCTGCCTGTTCTATCAGCAGATGGCCGGCCATCTCGGCGACGCGGCCACTTGGCGCGGCCTCGTGATCGCGCTGGGCGGCACGCTGTGCTTTTCCGCCGGCAGCCTGCTGTCGAGCCGGATGCAGGCGATGGGGCTGCACCCGCTCACCACCAACGGCTGGGCGATGCTGATCGGCGCCTCGGTGCTCACGCTCGGCTCGGTCGCGGCCGGGCTGCCGCTCATGCCCGGGACGACGCCGCGCTACCTCGGGGCGCTCGCCTATCTGGCGGTGCCGGGCTCCGTGATCGGTTTCACGTCGTACCTGATGCTGGTGGGGCGGATCGGGCCGGAGCGCGCCGCCTACTGCACGGTGCTGTTTCCGTTCGTGGCGCTGACGGTGTCGACCCTCTTCGAAGGCTATCGCTGGTCGCCGCTCGCGGCGCTCGGGCTCGTGCTGGTGGTGGCGGGCAATCTGGTGGCGTTCGATCTGACGCGGCGCGGGTTGGTGCGGCGGCGCTGCGCGGCGTGA
- a CDS encoding LysR substrate-binding domain-containing protein, producing the protein MTLTQIRAFLAVVQHGGFTAAARALAISQTTVTSQIQGLEQEHGVQLFHRRGRRVELSAVGLDFLPLARQIHGLEHDARSLLHDSGELTRGMLRIGAVSPFHVTEIIEAFHAAHPRLQLAVTLGNSESVLNDLDDYACEVGVIARSFGDARYEMAPYASYPVIAFVGVAHPFATRGTISLAELASTPLLMREPGSTTRRALEDALARLGATPRVAMEIGSREALREAVARGLGVGTVSLSEYVPDEARLRPVRIEGDPVSTHIHVCCLRERRDSRLVDAFFAAMRRCRPGAPRAAAGCTGAG; encoded by the coding sequence ATGACCCTGACGCAGATTCGCGCCTTCCTCGCCGTGGTCCAGCACGGCGGCTTCACCGCCGCGGCCCGCGCGCTCGCGATCAGCCAGACCACCGTCACCTCGCAGATTCAGGGGCTCGAACAGGAACATGGCGTGCAGCTGTTCCACCGGCGCGGCCGGCGCGTGGAGCTGTCCGCCGTCGGGCTCGACTTCCTGCCGCTCGCGCGGCAGATCCACGGCCTCGAGCACGACGCGCGCTCGCTGCTGCACGACAGCGGCGAACTCACGCGCGGCATGCTGCGGATCGGCGCCGTGAGCCCGTTCCACGTGACCGAGATCATCGAGGCGTTCCATGCCGCGCATCCGCGCCTGCAACTGGCCGTCACGCTCGGCAACTCGGAGAGCGTGCTGAACGACCTCGACGACTATGCCTGCGAAGTCGGCGTGATCGCGCGCTCGTTCGGCGACGCACGCTACGAGATGGCGCCCTACGCGAGCTATCCGGTGATCGCGTTCGTGGGCGTGGCCCATCCGTTCGCGACGCGCGGCACGATCTCGCTTGCGGAACTCGCCAGCACGCCGCTGCTGATGCGCGAGCCCGGCTCCACCACGCGCCGCGCGCTCGAGGATGCGCTCGCCAGGCTCGGTGCGACGCCGCGCGTGGCGATGGAGATCGGCAGCCGCGAGGCCTTGCGCGAGGCGGTGGCACGCGGGCTGGGAGTGGGCACCGTGTCGCTGTCGGAGTACGTGCCGGACGAGGCGCGGCTGCGGCCGGTGCGGATCGAGGGGGACCCCGTCAGCACGCACATCCATGTGTGCTGCCTGCGCGAGCGGCGCGACAGCCGGCTGGTGGACGCCTTCTTCGCGGCGATGCGGCGCTGCCGGCCGGGTGCGCCGCGCGCCGCCGCGGGCTGCACCGGCGCGGGGTGA
- the phnX gene encoding phosphonoacetaldehyde hydrolase, protein MPQRSARLGACPPPRPSRAYRGPVTTAIFDWAGTVLDFGCLAPVRAFREVFEAAGVPISEAEARAPMGAAKREHIERILADAAVQARWRAARGAAPTDADVGALYAAFLSADERNLERYSDLIPGALDTVARLRAHGIRIGSTTGYPREVMNRLAPLAARLGYRPDHCCTVSDVARGRPFPDMCLANALALGAPDVRGCVVVDDSPSGLASGLAAGMWAVGVAASGNEVGLSLADWHALDADARAVRVGPARERLEQAGAHYVIDSIADLPGVIAAIGERLAAEAPA, encoded by the coding sequence ATGCCGCAACGATCCGCCCGCCTGGGCGCGTGCCCCCCACCGCGCCCGAGCCGCGCCTATCGCGGCCCGGTCACCACCGCGATCTTCGACTGGGCCGGCACGGTGCTCGATTTCGGCTGCCTCGCGCCGGTCCGGGCGTTTCGCGAGGTGTTCGAGGCGGCCGGCGTGCCGATCAGCGAGGCCGAGGCGCGCGCGCCGATGGGCGCCGCCAAGCGCGAGCACATCGAGCGGATCCTCGCGGACGCCGCCGTGCAGGCGCGCTGGCGCGCCGCACGCGGCGCGGCCCCGACCGATGCCGACGTCGGCGCGCTCTACGCCGCGTTCCTGAGCGCCGACGAGCGCAACCTCGAGCGCTACAGCGACCTGATCCCAGGCGCGCTCGACACGGTCGCGAGGCTGCGCGCGCACGGCATCCGAATCGGCAGCACCACGGGCTATCCGCGCGAGGTCATGAACCGCCTCGCGCCGCTGGCGGCACGCCTCGGTTATCGCCCCGACCACTGCTGCACGGTCAGCGACGTCGCGCGCGGCCGCCCGTTCCCGGACATGTGCCTGGCCAACGCGCTCGCGCTTGGCGCGCCCGACGTGCGCGGCTGCGTGGTGGTGGACGATAGCCCGAGCGGTCTCGCGTCGGGTCTCGCGGCCGGCATGTGGGCGGTGGGCGTGGCGGCGAGCGGCAACGAGGTGGGGCTCTCGCTGGCCGACTGGCACGCGCTCGACGCCGACGCCCGCGCCGTGCGCGTCGGCCCGGCGCGCGAGCGTCTCGAGCAGGCGGGCGCGCACTACGTGATCGACAGCATCGCCGACCTGCCGGGCGTGATCGCCGCGATCGGCGAGCGCCTCGCCGCCGAAGCGCCGGCATGA
- a CDS encoding cystathionine gamma-synthase family protein: MAYSSYHKKDLNGRPLHPETQMMSYGYDPFLSEGAVKPPVFLTSTFAFKSAEDGAEFFDIVSGRKPLPEGEAAGLVYSRFNHPNLEIVEDRLALLDGSEAAVVTSSGMSAISTVFLAFLRPGDQLVQSVPLYGGTETLISKIFPDWGIGSHAIQKGLAPASIRDALEAAAQKGPVRLVYVETPANPTNSLIDLEGMVAEIDAFEQRHGYRPISVCDNTLLGPIFQKPAAHGVDLSIYSLTKYVGGHSDLVAGGVTGRRALMTKVRSIRSAFGSQLDPHSSWMLLRSMETVVLRMTQATRTASQVARWLAGNPHQKVQVFHPECIADDAYQAVYRRHCTGAGSTFAFVLNGGRAQAFRFINALHLFKSAVSLGGSESLICHPASTTHSGVSAAQRERDGVSEGLIRVSIGLEHGDDLIADLDQAFQACAKG, translated from the coding sequence ATGGCGTATTCCAGCTATCACAAGAAGGATTTGAACGGTCGCCCGCTGCACCCCGAAACGCAGATGATGTCCTACGGCTACGATCCGTTCCTCTCCGAGGGCGCGGTCAAGCCGCCGGTGTTCCTCACCTCCACCTTCGCGTTCAAGTCGGCCGAGGACGGCGCCGAGTTCTTCGACATCGTGTCGGGCCGCAAGCCGCTGCCCGAGGGCGAGGCGGCCGGCCTGGTCTACAGCCGCTTCAATCACCCGAACCTGGAAATCGTCGAGGACCGGCTCGCGCTGCTCGACGGCTCGGAGGCGGCGGTCGTCACCTCCAGCGGCATGTCGGCGATCTCCACGGTGTTCCTCGCATTCCTGCGCCCCGGCGACCAGCTCGTCCAGTCGGTGCCGCTCTACGGCGGCACCGAGACGCTGATCTCGAAGATCTTCCCCGACTGGGGGATCGGCTCGCACGCGATCCAGAAAGGCCTCGCGCCGGCCTCGATCCGCGACGCGCTCGAGGCGGCCGCGCAAAAGGGCCCGGTGCGTCTCGTCTACGTCGAGACGCCGGCGAACCCCACCAATTCGCTGATCGACCTCGAAGGCATGGTGGCCGAAATCGATGCGTTCGAGCAGCGCCACGGCTATCGTCCGATCTCGGTCTGCGACAACACGCTGCTCGGGCCGATCTTCCAGAAGCCGGCCGCGCACGGTGTCGACCTGTCGATCTATTCGCTGACGAAATACGTGGGCGGCCACAGCGACCTGGTGGCGGGCGGCGTGACGGGCAGGCGCGCGCTGATGACGAAGGTGCGCTCGATTCGCAGCGCGTTCGGCTCGCAGCTCGATCCGCATTCGTCGTGGATGCTGCTGCGCTCGATGGAAACGGTCGTGCTGCGCATGACCCAGGCCACGCGCACGGCCAGCCAGGTGGCACGCTGGCTAGCCGGCAACCCGCACCAGAAGGTGCAGGTGTTCCATCCCGAATGCATCGCCGACGACGCGTATCAGGCCGTGTACCGGCGCCATTGCACGGGGGCCGGCTCGACCTTCGCGTTCGTGCTGAACGGCGGGCGCGCGCAGGCGTTTCGCTTCATCAACGCCTTGCACCTGTTCAAGTCGGCGGTCAGCCTGGGCGGCTCGGAATCGCTGATCTGCCATCCCGCCTCGACCACCCACTCGGGCGTATCGGCCGCGCAGCGCGAGCGGGACGGCGTATCGGAAGGGCTGATCCGCGTCTCGATCGGCCTCGAACACGGCGACGACCTGATCGCCGATCTCGACCAGGCGTTCCAGGCCTGCGCGAAGGGCTGA
- a CDS encoding Lrp/AsnC family transcriptional regulator, with protein MKKASPRVEIDATDMKILQIVQDKGRLSNAELAEQVSLSPSPCWKRLRRLESSGVIRGYRAELDRHVLGFNVVAFVSISLDSHTQKVCRAFEAGVMAMSEVVACHNTTGAHDYLLQILVEDFERYSEFVLDRLRTLPGVKEMLSTVSMRELKSSSKLALR; from the coding sequence ATGAAGAAAGCCAGTCCGCGCGTCGAGATCGACGCGACCGATATGAAAATCCTGCAGATCGTGCAGGACAAGGGCAGGCTCAGCAACGCCGAGCTGGCCGAGCAGGTTTCCCTGTCGCCCTCGCCGTGCTGGAAGCGCCTGCGGCGGCTTGAATCGAGCGGCGTGATCCGCGGCTACCGGGCCGAGCTCGACCGGCACGTGCTCGGTTTCAACGTCGTCGCGTTCGTCAGCATCTCGCTCGACAGTCACACGCAGAAAGTGTGCCGCGCCTTCGAGGCCGGCGTGATGGCGATGTCCGAGGTGGTGGCCTGCCACAACACCACGGGCGCGCACGACTACCTGCTGCAGATCCTCGTCGAGGACTTCGAGCGCTATTCCGAGTTCGTGCTGGACCGCCTGCGCACGCTGCCCGGCGTGAAGGAGATGCTGAGCACGGTGTCGATGCGCGAGCTGAAATCGTCGAGCAAGCTCGCGCTGCGCTAG
- a CDS encoding histidine phosphatase family protein, which translates to MPLTIHLIAHAATAELRAGIFPADEPLDARGLADSAQAAAHWHWPRDATILSAPARRARQTAEALGLGVTALEPALADLHAGRWRGRRLVAIAQDEPEQLEAWIDDPAAAPHGGESFVDVLRRVGAWLDALPPQAAAIVAVTHAAVLRAALAHALGTAPEAMLRIDIAPLTRIGLTRSPRGWTLRLDDARLPAASRPG; encoded by the coding sequence ATGCCCCTCACCATCCATCTGATCGCCCATGCCGCCACGGCCGAACTGCGTGCCGGCATCTTCCCCGCCGACGAACCGCTCGACGCACGCGGCCTGGCCGACTCGGCCCAGGCGGCCGCGCACTGGCACTGGCCGCGCGACGCCACCATCCTGAGCGCTCCCGCGCGGCGCGCGCGGCAGACGGCCGAGGCGCTCGGTCTGGGCGTGACGGCGCTCGAGCCCGCGCTCGCCGACCTGCACGCCGGCCGCTGGCGCGGCCGCCGCCTCGTCGCGATCGCGCAGGACGAGCCGGAACAGCTGGAAGCCTGGATCGACGACCCCGCCGCCGCGCCGCACGGCGGCGAATCGTTCGTGGACGTGCTGCGGCGCGTCGGCGCGTGGCTCGACGCGTTGCCGCCTCAGGCGGCCGCGATCGTCGCCGTCACGCATGCGGCCGTGCTGCGCGCCGCGCTCGCGCATGCGCTCGGCACGGCGCCCGAGGCGATGCTGCGGATCGATATCGCACCGCTCACGCGTATCGGGCTGACGCGCTCGCCGCGAGGCTGGACGCTGCGCCTGGACGACGCCCGCCTGCCTGCAGCGTCTCGACCGGGCTGA
- a CDS encoding methyl-accepting chemotaxis protein → MNLEKLTMRSKLVGTFGLLATLVLVVSAFALHALDQADARFSGYVSGVAARAQLAQAIRAAVDDRAMAVRNLVLVTTPADTAIEKAAVEDAERRVEANLERFNAMVASESNLTDQGRSLAAEISRVETQYRPVALDINRLALDNQRDAAIAEIDVKCRPLLTALIKAVNDYLAYSNQRSADMIQQSQERFVSQRNLLIGLSLLAIAMAVLAGVLITRGLIRSLGAEPAALKDASTRVASGDIGPVRGAELAASGSVLASMGTMQASLVQLIERVKSSVDNIATGTSQIAAGNQDLSSRTEQQASALQQTASSMDELTSTVKQNAQNAQQACVLANSASEIAQKGSAVVGQVVETMSDINQSSAKVADITGIIEGIAFQTNILALNAAVEAARAGEQGRGFAVVASEVRNLAQRSSSAAKDIKDLISESVQKIQAGARLAEEAGTTISEVTQAVARVTGIMGEIATASGEQSGGIEEVNRAIVQMDEVTQQNAALVEEAAAASASLEGQGRQLAEAISFFRVAA, encoded by the coding sequence ATGAATCTCGAAAAACTGACCATGCGGTCGAAGTTGGTGGGCACTTTCGGCCTGCTCGCCACGCTGGTGCTGGTGGTATCCGCCTTTGCGCTGCACGCGCTGGACCAGGCCGACGCGCGCTTCTCAGGCTACGTCAGCGGCGTGGCTGCTCGCGCGCAACTGGCGCAGGCGATCCGGGCCGCCGTCGACGATCGCGCCATGGCGGTGCGCAATCTGGTGCTGGTCACCACCCCCGCCGACACAGCCATCGAGAAGGCCGCGGTGGAAGACGCCGAGCGACGCGTCGAAGCCAACCTCGAGCGGTTCAACGCGATGGTGGCCAGCGAGAGCAACCTGACCGATCAGGGCCGCAGCCTGGCGGCCGAGATATCGCGCGTCGAAACCCAGTATCGCCCGGTCGCGCTGGACATCAACCGGCTCGCCCTCGACAATCAGCGCGATGCCGCGATCGCGGAGATCGACGTCAAGTGCCGGCCCTTGCTCACCGCCCTGATCAAGGCCGTCAACGATTATCTGGCCTACAGCAACCAGCGTTCCGCGGACATGATCCAGCAGTCGCAAGAGCGGTTCGTCAGCCAGCGCAATCTGCTGATCGGGCTCAGCCTGCTGGCCATCGCGATGGCCGTGCTGGCGGGCGTGCTGATCACCCGCGGGCTGATCCGCTCGCTCGGCGCGGAGCCGGCCGCCCTGAAGGACGCGTCCACGCGGGTGGCCAGCGGCGACATCGGTCCGGTGCGCGGCGCGGAACTGGCCGCGAGCGGCAGCGTGCTGGCCTCGATGGGCACGATGCAAGCGAGCCTCGTGCAACTGATCGAGCGCGTCAAATCCTCGGTGGACAACATCGCCACCGGTACCAGCCAGATTGCGGCCGGCAACCAGGATCTGTCGTCGCGCACCGAGCAGCAGGCGTCGGCGCTGCAGCAGACCGCCTCGAGCATGGACGAGCTGACCTCCACGGTGAAGCAGAACGCGCAGAACGCGCAGCAGGCGTGCGTGCTGGCGAACTCGGCGTCGGAGATCGCGCAAAAGGGCAGCGCGGTGGTCGGGCAGGTCGTGGAGACGATGAGCGACATCAATCAAAGCTCGGCGAAGGTCGCCGACATTACCGGCATCATCGAGGGAATCGCCTTCCAGACCAATATCCTGGCGCTGAACGCGGCGGTCGAGGCGGCACGCGCCGGTGAGCAAGGGCGCGGCTTCGCCGTGGTGGCCAGCGAGGTGCGCAATCTGGCGCAGCGCTCGTCCAGTGCGGCGAAAGACATCAAGGATCTGATCAGCGAATCGGTGCAGAAGATCCAGGCGGGCGCGCGACTGGCCGAGGAGGCGGGCACCACCATCTCCGAGGTCACGCAGGCGGTCGCGCGCGTGACCGGCATCATGGGAGAAATTGCGACGGCCTCGGGCGAACAGAGCGGCGGCATCGAGGAAGTGAATCGGGCCATCGTGCAGATGGACGAGGTGACCCAGCAGAACGCCGCGCTCGTCGAGGAAGCGGCGGCCGCATCGGCATCGCTGGAAGGCCAGGGGCGTCAACTGGCGGAAGCGATCTCGTTCTTCCGCGTGGCGGCCTGA
- a CDS encoding response regulator transcription factor, which yields MNSYDFIVVDGDPILRLGVGALLARSKNGARVAEIAPGESIRNVEVGAAQLVTLVASGRLEYAPERVREIRSHAPDVPLLVLASGADDDNAIRMLRAGATSYVRHSADIADLLAAIDATCRRQRFLGADVAAGLSDRLLLGQRQRHEDLSNRELQMLVRLADGQRVKDIASELCLSVKTISSYRARLLEKLDFKSNADLTRYALANALIANVAR from the coding sequence ATGAATTCATACGATTTTATCGTGGTCGACGGCGATCCGATTCTTCGACTCGGCGTCGGCGCATTGCTGGCGCGGAGCAAGAACGGGGCGAGAGTCGCGGAAATCGCGCCGGGCGAGAGTATCAGGAATGTCGAGGTCGGCGCGGCGCAGCTCGTCACGCTGGTCGCCAGCGGGCGGCTCGAATACGCGCCGGAGCGCGTGCGGGAAATCAGGAGCCACGCGCCCGACGTGCCGCTGCTCGTGCTCGCCTCGGGCGCCGACGACGACAACGCGATTCGGATGCTGCGGGCCGGCGCGACCAGCTATGTCCGGCACTCGGCCGATATTGCCGATCTGCTGGCCGCGATCGATGCAACCTGCCGCCGGCAGCGCTTTCTCGGGGCGGACGTGGCGGCGGGGCTGTCGGACCGGCTGCTGCTGGGCCAGCGCCAGCGGCACGAAGACCTGTCGAATCGTGAATTGCAGATGCTGGTTCGCCTCGCCGACGGACAAAGGGTGAAGGACATCGCCAGCGAGCTGTGCCTGTCCGTGAAGACGATCAGCAGCTACCGCGCGAGATTGCTGGAAAAGCTCGATTTCAAATCCAACGCGGATCTGACGCGCTACGCGCTGGCCAACGCGCTGATTGCCAACGTCGCGAGATAA